The following are from one region of the Gossypium hirsutum isolate 1008001.06 chromosome D03, Gossypium_hirsutum_v2.1, whole genome shotgun sequence genome:
- the LOC107932530 gene encoding probable WRKY transcription factor 15: MVLFADMAMELMLSYRNNNNGFSSKMEETAVQEAASGLESVEKLIKLLSQTQQNYTSNNQEKKFQSSPTISSMDLEMDCKVTAHAAVSKFKKVISLLGRTRTGHARFRRAPLPPPPTATVTEHETKVYQPTPIQQIPLPVTTYLERKDSPTTTINFSYSSTTTTTDNNSNKQPSSSAFQISNLSSAGKPPLSSSLKRKCSIENLGSGIKCNSSSCRCHCSTKKRKQRTKRVVRVPAISLKMADIPPDDYSWRKYGQKPIKGSPHPRGYYKCSSVRGCPARKHVERALDDASMLIVTYEGDHNHSLSVAETTILESS, translated from the exons ATGGTTTTATTTGCAGACATGGCTATGGAGTTGATGCTTAGTTACAGAAACAACAACAATGGTTTCTCATCAAAAATGGAAGAAACCGCCGTTCAAGAAGCAGCTTCTGGTCTCGAAAGTGTCGAGAAACTCATTAAATTACTCTCCCAAACCCAACAAAATTACACCTCCAATAATCAAGAAAAAAAGTTCCAATCTTCTCCGACGATATCCTCCATGGATTTAGAAATGGACTGTAAAGTCACCGCCCACGCCGCCGTTTCTAAGTTCAAGAAAGTCATCTCTCTTTTGGGTCGAACCAGGACCGGCCATGCTCGTTTTAGAAGAGCCCCTTTACCACCACCACCAACAGCCACCGTTACAGAGCATGAAACCAAGGTTTATCAACCAACTCCGATTCAACAGATCCCACTGCCGGTGACCACTTATTTAGAAAGAAAAGATTCACCAACAACAACCATCAATTTTTCGTATTCATCAACAACAACGACTACTGATAATAACAGTAATAAACAACCATCTTCATCAGCGTTTCAAATTAGTAACCTTTCCTCCGCTGGTAAACCACCATTGTCGTCTTCTTTGAAGAGAAAGTGTAGTATTGAGAATTTGGGTTCTGGGATTAAATGCAATAGCTCTTCTTGTCGTTGTCATTGCTCTACTAAAAAAAG AAAACAGAGGACGAAAAGGGTGGTAAGGGTTCCTGCGATAAGCTTGAAAATGGCTGATATTCCACCGGATGATTATTCATGGAGAAAATATGGTCAAAAACCAATCAAGGGTTCACCACATCCAAG GGGATACTATAAGTGCAGTAGCGTAAGAGGATGTCCTGCTAGAAAACATGTGGAAAGAGCTTTAGATGATGCTTCAATGCTAATAGTTACATATGAAGGTGATCATAACCATTCTCTATCTGTTGCAGAAACCACCATACTTGAATCTTCATAG
- the LOC107932565 gene encoding beta-1,4-xylosyltransferase IRX14: protein MKLSALQQSYLGRRSNSFRSSGPLDSSSDGAFKSPAAVFWLVLHGLSCLISLLLGFRFSRLVFLLLSTSSTYTSPFHSPTELAKTLDIRSVIPADPVGNVPLPFPNKTATNSRVVVGRHGIRIRPWPHPNPVEVMKAHRIIERVQTEQRLQFGVKDPRKIIVVTPTYVRTFQSLHLTGVMHSLMLVPYDLVWIVVEAGGVSNETASLIAKSGLRIIHVGFSQRMPNSWDERHKLETKMRLRGLRIVREKILDGIVIFADDSNMHSMELFDEIQNAKWFGAVSVGILANSANIDETVVEKRGEEENPRMPVQGPACNVSNMLAGWHTFNTLPFAGKSAVYIDDRATVLPRKLEWSGFVLNSRLLWKDGDKPEWMKDIDTLDGDIESPLDLVKDPSVVEPLGSCGRRVLLWWLRVEARADSKFPPRWIIDPPLEVTVPSKRTPWPDTPPELPSHKKPVIGIQEPIIKHTTKTRTSRSKRRSKRKHDETRTDRRTTGFDKTLQN from the exons ATGAAGCTTTCGGCGCTACAACAGAGTTATCTAGGTCGTCGGAGTAATAGTTTCAGATCATCGGGACCGTTGGATTCTTCTTCCGATGGAGCTTTTAAATCGCCGGCGGCCGTTTTTTGGCTTGTCCTCCATGGTCTGTCTTGCTTAATTAGCTTACTCCTTGGGTTCCGTTTTTCTCGTTTGGTTTTCCTTTTGTTATCCACTTCTTCTACCTATACCTCACCGTTTCATTCCCCTACCGAGCTTGCCAAAACCCTAGATATCCGCTCAGTTATTCCCGCTGATCCCGTCGGGAACGTCCCGTTACCGTTTCCTAACAAGACCGCGACGAACTCCCGGGTGGTTGTCGGGCGGCACGGGATCCGGATCCGACCGTGGCCGCATCCGAATCCGGTTGAGGTTATGAAGGCACACCGGATCATCGAAAGGGTCCAAACGGAGCAGAGGTTACAATTCGGTGTGAAGGATCCCAGGAAAATTATCGTGGTCACTCCGACGTATGTACGGACATTCCAATCACTGCATTTGACTGGTGTGATGCATTCGTTGATGCTGGTCCCTTACGATCTGGTGTGGATCGTCGTTGAAGCCGGCGGCGTAAGCAATGAAACGGCGTCGCTTATCGCCAAATCCGGTCTGAGAATCATCCACGTGGGATTCAGTCAACGGATGCCGAATTCATGGGACGAACGCCATAAATTGGAAACCAAAATGCGGCTTCGTGGTTTAAG AATTGTAAGAGAGAAGATATTGGATGGAATTGTTATATTTGCTGATGATAGTAATATGCATAGTATGGAACTTTTCGATGAGATCCAAAATGCGAAATGGTTCGGTGCGGTTTCTGTCGGAATACTTGCTAACTCGGCTAATATTGATGAGACGGTGGTTGAGAAGAGAGGGGAAGAGGAGAATCCTCGAATGCCGGTTCAAGGTCCGGCTTGTAACGTGTCTAATATGTTGGCGGGGTGGCATACGTTTAACACATTGCCGTTTGCTGGGAAAAGTGCGGTTTATATCGATGATAGAGCGACCGTGCTGCCTAGGAAGTTGGAGTGGTCGGGATTCGTTTTGAATTCTAGGTTGCTTTGGAAAGATGGAGATAAGCCGGAATGGATGAAAGATATCGATACATTGGATGGGGATATCGAGAGTCCACTGGATTTGGTTAAAGACCCATCGGTGGTGGAGCCTCTTGGAAGCTGTGGACGTCGAGTTTTGCTCTGGTGGCTTCGAGTTGAAGCTCGTGCCGATAGCAAGTTCCCTCCTAG ATGGATAATTGACCCACCTTTGGAGGTCACCGTCCCATCAAAACGCACTCCATGGCCCGATACTCCCCCTGAACTCCCTTCTCACAAGAAGCCAGTGATAGGAATCCAAGAACCAATCATCAAGCATACTACAAAGACACGAACATCCAGATCAAAACGTCGAAGTAAAAGAAAGCACGATGAAACAAGAACAGACAGACGCACAACAGGTTTCGACAAGACAttacaaaactaa
- the LOC107932566 gene encoding protein RER1A: METGPTGGALGGDDLSPSSPAAVISRWTFEVSRRYQHLLDKTVPHVLNRWIGCLAVVLIYAVRVYFVQGFYIVTYGLGIYLLNLLMGFLSPQVDPEMEDGPSLPVSGSDEFRPFVRRLPEFKFWYSITKAFCIAFVMTFFSVFDVPVFWPILLFYWIMLFILTMRKQILHMIKYKYVPFSFGKQRYDSKKASPTENTNLPRD; encoded by the exons ATGGAGACCGGACCAACCGGCGGTGCCCTTGGTGGCGACGATCTATCCCCGTCGTCTCCCGCGGCGGTCATATCGCGGTGGACTTTCGAGGTATCGCGGCGATACCAGCACCTCCTGGACAAAACGGTTCCGCACGTTCTCAACCGTTGGATCGGATGTCTTGCGGTGGTGTTGATCTACGCCGTACGCGTGTACTTCGTGCAGGGGTTTTACATCGTCACCTACGGCCTCGGCATCTACTTGCTGAATTTGCTGATGGGGTTCCTTTCCCCTCAAGTGGACCCCGAGATGGAGGATGGTCCCTCGCTTCCCGTCAGTGGATCCGATGAGTTTCGCCCTTTCGTTCGTCGACTCCCCGAATTCAAATTCTG GTACTCGATCACAAAGGCCTTTTGCATTGCTTTCGTGATGACATTCTTCAGTGTGTTTGATGTGCCTGTCTTTTGGCCAATACTCCTTTTCTATTGGATAATGTTATTCATCCTGACTATGAGGAAACAGATACTGCACATGATCAAGTACAAATACGTCCCTTTCTCATTCGGGAAACAG CGATACGACAGCAAGAAGGCATCTCCAACAGAAAACACAAACCTTCCCAGGGATTAA
- the LOC107932563 gene encoding LOW QUALITY PROTEIN: F-box protein SKIP2 (The sequence of the model RefSeq protein was modified relative to this genomic sequence to represent the inferred CDS: inserted 1 base in 1 codon), giving the protein MGQSPPVVLGRENSLCDPFTFLSSSSAFISGDGFRDEIAVEIVDYTAELPDECLAFVFQFLGPGDRNRCSLVCKRWFRVDGWSRHRLSLNAQSEIVSSLLSLFTRFDSVTKLALRCSRKSISLTDDALLTISIRCRNLTRLKLRGCREITDEGMSTFAKNXKKLRKLSCGSCMFGAKALNAVLDHCANLEELSVKRLRGIHDGAEPIGPGAAASSLKMICLKELVNGQSFAPLVLGSKNLKTVKIIHCLGDWDSVLQLIGNRNRNYKENLNCDINYGSSDSSRSPLMEIHLERLQVSDIGLSAISKCTKIENLHIVKTPECSNYGLVCVAENCKLLRKLHIDGWRTNRIGDEGLIAVAKHCSNLQELVLIGVNATHVSLSAIACNCSKLERLALCGSGTIGDTEIACIATKCMALKKLCIKGCPISDIAIEALGSGCPNLVKIKVRKCRGVSSDAGEWLREQRGSMLINMDACDTDCGFEASVSDIGVHETGEEVGQVTAVGASTSSNGRLALLRSKLGHFAGRNLVACTLRRWSNCDDSLNINL; this is encoded by the exons ATGGGCCAATCTCCTCCCGTCGTTTTGGGCAGAGAAAACTCCCTCTGTGATCCCTTCACCTTCTTATCCTCTTCTTCTGCTTTCATTTCTGGCGACGGATTTCGCGACGAAATCGCGGTGGAGATCGTGGATTATACCGCTGAGTTACCCGATGAGTGTTTGGCTTTCGTTTTCCAGTTCCTTGGACCCGGTGATCGGAACCGGTGTTCACTCGTCTGCAAGCGGTGGTTTCGCGTTGACGGTTGGAGCCGCCACCGTTTATCTCTCAACGCTCAATCTGAAATCGTTTCTTCTTTGCTTTCTTTGTTTACCCGTTTCGATTCCGTTACCAAGCTCGCTTTACGGTGTAGTCGTAAATCGATCAGCTTGACGGATGACGCTTTGCTTACGATCTCGATCCGTTGCCGTAACCTCACACGGTTGAAGCTCCGCGGTTGCCGCGAAATCACCGACGAAGGAATGTCGACATTTGCTAAGA TCAAAAAATTACGAAAACTCTCTTGTGGCTCTTGCATGTTCGGCGCTAAAGCTTTAAACGCCGTCCTTGATCATTGCGCGAATTTAGAAGAGTTATCGGTAAAAAGGCTTAGAGGAATCCACGACGGAGCTGAGCCGATCGGACCTGGAGCCGCGGCTTCTTCGTTGAAAATGATTTGCTTGAAAGAGCTCGTTAACGGTCAGTCTTTTGCACCGCTTGTGCTTGGATCAAAAAACCTTAAAACTGTGAAAATTATTCATTGTTTAGGTGATTGGGATAGTGTTCTTCAATTAATTGGAAACCGAAATCGAAACTATAAAGAGAATTTAAACTGCGATATCAATTACGGCAGTAGTGATAGCAGTAGGAGTCCTTTAATGGAAATTCACCTTGAGAGGCTCCAAGTAAGTGATATAGGCTTATCAGCCATTTCAAAATGCACCAAAATTGAGAATTTGCATATTGTGAAAACCCCCGAGTGTTCGAATTATGGACTTGTTTGTGTAGCTGAGAATTGTAAGCTACTGAGGAAGCTTCATATTGATGGATGGAGAACTAATAGGATTGGTGATGAGGGTTTGATTGCTGTAGCCAAGCATTGTTCTAATTTACAAGAACTTGTTTTGATTGGTGTTAATGCTACCCATGTGAGCTTATCGGCCATTGCATGTAATTGTTCAAAGCTCGAGAGGTTAGCTCTTTGTGGGAGTGGAACTATTGGTGATACAGAGATTGCATGCATTGCTACAAAATGTATGGCCTTGAAGAAACTTTGTATCAAGGGATGTCCGATTTCAGATATAGCCATCGAAGCACTCGGTTCCGGTTGTCCCAATTTGGTAAAAATTAAGGTGAGGAAATGTAGAGGAGTGAGTAGTGATGCCGGCGAATGGTTGCGTGAACAAAGGGGATCGATGTTGATCAATATGGATGCTTGTGACACAGATTGTGGGTTCGAGGCTAGTGTCAGTGACATTGGAGTTCATGAAACCGGTGAGGAGGTTGGCCAAGTAACCGCTGTTGGTGCTTCCACGAGCAGCAATGGTAGGTTAGCTTTGTTGAGGTCAAAGTTGGGGCATTTTGCTGGTAGGAATTTAGTAGCATGCACATTGAGAAGGTGGTCTAATTGTGATGATAGTTTAAATATCAACTTGTGA